GCAGCTTCAACCTGTGTCCTGATTGGCTGTAAAAGCTGGAGCTCTGAGCCACATCCTGATTGGCTGAAAAAGCCACAGCCCCAACCCGTGTCCTGATTGGctgaaaaagcaggagctgcaatCCTCACCCTGCCAGGCCAGAAAAGGTGAAGCTCCGATCCACATCTGGAGTGGCTGAAAAAGCTGCAGCTTCAATCCATGACCATGCTGACCAAAAGGCTGCATTCCCACTCCCCAAACCACCTTCAGCCCCTCTCAGCTGCTTGCTCTCCCCACCTGCCTCTCTGAACTCCCCAGCAGGACTGTGGACGCAACCACCACgtgaaagctggaaaacttgTGATATGAGACAACAGTTCAGCATGGGAAGCAAAAGCCACccagaacaaagcaaaaccaagaattCATTCCCTCCTTCCAACTGGTGCTCACCCCACCCAGGCCAGCAGGGCCCCACCAGGGTAATGGTAACTTGGGCACAAAGCCACTACTGCTCTGAGCATCCCCCCCATTCCTTCTTCCCAACTTTCCACACTGGTCATGATGACACATGGTCTGGGATACCTCTGGGGTCAGCTGGGCATCCCCTGGTCCAGCTGTGTGTTCCACCTGTCACAATTTCCTCTGCAACTCTCAGAGGAGCAGAATCGgcctcagctctgtgccagtgctgctcagccagAACATCCCTGAATTACCACCATGCTCACACAAACCCCAGCCACAGCCCCGAGCAGTCCCTTGCCAGGATAGCTTCACTGGATATGCTGGAACATGTCTTGCACACACCAACACTGCAGACCTTATGGAAAAGTTAATTTAATAAACACATCCAGCCcgtcccagggtgtccctggcCCTGGTGCAGCCGCAGCTCCACTCCAGGGTGTGAAGTCAGGTCACTGTGGGCTAAACTCAGCCCCATCCTGTGCCGTGGGGGGGGCTGGCTGCCCTAGCCCTGAGGACAGAGTGGTCCTGGAGCtggtcctgcagagcagagctcaccCTCATCCTTTGTCTGGCAGCAGCCATGGATTGCGGGTTTTGGGGCCCTCACGGCTCCAGCACACATATATAGGTGGTCCAGGGCCCACACACCACCTGCTCTGCCCGCAACCCCTGGGCCACCAGGTGCTCGACACGGCGTGCCTGGTCAGAGCTGATGTTGTTCCCATGTCCCAGCTGACCGTATTTACCTGCAGACACACAGCCATGCCATAATGTGGCCCTGGGGCCTCACAGGGCAATTGCTCCTGGTGtttgtggggagggagggagggaacaCAAGAGCCTCCAGTACAGATGGAACTCGTACAGTGACAAAAGAGCCAAGGGTGAGAGAACAGGAATGagaagctgctcctggggaggctGTACAGTCCCAAAGAAGAGGTGCCACTTACCCCAGCCCCAGGTGTAGAGCTCCCCGCCTCCTGCAACAGGGACAGCACCATCAGCCAGCACCCAGTGAGATCTGTacccctgctcccaggggcGCTGCCCACTGGGTCCTGGTGAGCCCTGGCACCTCTCAGCACCCTTGCCCGCAGAGGCACTGCCACCTGCCCCACTGGTCACTCACGTGTGATGACCGCTGTGTGTCGGGACCCACAGCTGACCGCGCTGACCTCCAGGTCCTGTGGCAgatccagcagtgctgggaacgCCTGGATGGAGATGAATGCAGCATCCTTGGCAGCTGACTGCTCCCGGCAGGGCATCAGCTTGGTGTTCCCTGCAGAACAGTCAACTCTCAGCTCCCAGGAGTGACTGGTAACACCAGCATTCCTCGCAGGCTCAAACCACATTGgccctgcactgagctgctggggctgtgcaggaacccagcccaccctgccctcagcctggccagcagcactCACCTGAGCCCATGTCCTCATCTTGCGCTCGCTCCTGTGCCAGCGCTTTGGAGGGCAGAGCCAGCTGCCCCGACTCGTTCCAGCCCCACATGTACAGGTCTCCTGCCTCTGTGGGGCGAGGGGAAGAACGCATCAGGCAGAGCTTACCCTTGAGCTCCACTCGGTGGCAGCACTgcgtgctccagggacaccgaCACCGCATATTCCCCAAGGCAGGTCCCACCGGGCCCTTAGGCTGCCACCAGCATCTCAACCTCCCacgcccagcccagctccttaCCGCTAACGCTGGCTGAATGCCACCCGCCGGCCGCCACCGCCTGCATGGGCACCCCAGCCAGCGCCTCCACCAGCCGCGGCTGCAGCTCTGACTCCAGCAGCCCGTGGCCCAGCTGCCCatgcctgcagggacacaggacaGACAGACACGCCCATAGACCACAGCCTCCAGCTCCCGTGCCTCCTCCGTGCCCACAGTCCCCACCAAGCCCTTCCTGCTGCCATCAacccagccccaggctggcagagcctgagcagctcagggaaCAACCACAGCTGAGCAGAAGAATCGACTTCAGGAACAGGGAAAAGCCAAGCACTGGTGAGACAGTGACGCCCAGCACCAGACCACCACAGTTACAGCCAGGGGTCGGTGGGCAGCATCAGGGGCTTTGGTTGTCAGAGATGGGGcagaagcaggaggagctgccaggagctgtaGGGGTGAGAGGAGCAGTTCGGCAGCAGAGTGGTGCCTGTTTGGTCTGGGGAGCTTCAATGTGACAGCTCAGGATGTCAACAGCTGGGCTGATGCATGCCACTGGAAAGGCTCTTCACATTCCATATGGGAAATCTGCAgaggactgaggcaaagaaacaCTGAGAGctgaggggcagggaagggcatGCTGCAATAGGAAAGTGGCTCCAGGCACTCCCTCACAAGAGGGCAATGGTGACCACAGCTAGCAGCAAGAGAGGGGCTACAAAGGGGTGAGCTGGGCCAGCACATGGCtatcacacagcacagctgtcaCAGTATGAGacacagctggcacaggcatGGGTGAGAGGATTCTCAGCTGTGTTGAATAACCAAATCACAAAAAAGTTTATCCTCAAGTACACATCCCCACATGTAGAAACCTTTCCTCTGAAGGGAAGGCAAGAAGGACCAAATAACGTAGCACCTGCAATGCAACAACTGCTGATGTGAACTGAGTGTTGCGTTTGCCATGAGCTTTTTGCTACCAGCTAGCCCAGAGCCAGCGACTGAGGAGCAGGGACTGGGGAGTGAAACACTTCTGAGCGATGAGGAACAGGGAGGGCACTGTGCCAGGGCACGCAGCTCTGTGACAGTGACTGATAATCAGTGCTGGGTTTGTCTTCCATAAGTAGCAAAGAGGAACGCAGCAATCCTTCCACTCCACAGATGAGAACAACTAGTTCTTGTTGCCAGGCCTCATCATGCACCAGCAGAactcagggatccagggcaggggGACCTGTGGCTGGGGTCTCCAGCACCTTTTGGGAAAACTTGATTGGGGCAGCAAATGCACAAACAACTCCCTAAAGAACAACAAACGCCTTTGTGAGAATAAACTGAGCGGTGCCACCAGCTGTTAAATGCACTCAAGTTCAGCTCCTGGCAGGTGACAcagggtgctggggctggaaggTTTTCCCAAAGGGTTCACTTCTCTCCCACAGGCTTTACCAGAGGGACCTGGCACTGAATTGTCATAGACTGATGGAATCAATTTCCAGTTTAGAAACACAAGAGCTTTGCTGCCAGTTGGTGCTTGTGTGACAAGTTACAGagaagcagggacagagcagggagctTGATGGTCATACAGAGACCCAAGTGTCCTCAAAGACTGCCCTGAGAGAGCCAAAAGTCAGAGCAGAGGCCCCACTGTAGCCAGAAACCCAGCACCCAGAGAGGAGACAGGGCTGCTCATGGGGCCAGCAAGGGTAGACTCAGTGGGAAAAGGGGCACGGCCAAGGCAGGAGAAGCCGTGAGCTGGGATGCCCATGCCGGGGGGGACCTGGTTCAGGTGAGGGACAGATCCCATCAGCATGGGGGTGAGCATACCAAGCTGCAGTTGGTACCCCAATACTTTTGTCTTAGCTGTAATCTCCTATCATTCCCAAGTCCACCCCCATGGGAAAGTCAGGACGCATATCCTGGCCCCAGGCAGTGTGTGCAGGCTAAGGGGGGCTCAGCCCCTGAGGTGACCCCCATTCCGACATCCTCTCACCCGCACTCCCCCCAAAGGCTCCCCCATATCCCTTCTGCACTCTCATGCCCGTTCTGCATCCCCATCATTCTCTCTGCATCCCACCAGCGCAGTGCTTGTCCTGGAGTTCCTGAACCCCAACCAATGCCATCCCTCTCCTGCACCCCtgtgcacccacagcccctgctcacCTGCCACCGCCCCAGGTAAAGACCTCCCCGGCGGCGCCCAGTAGTAGGGCGTGCTCCGTGCCTAGAACCAGCCGCTGGGCCCGCACGCCCGCCGGCAGTGCGGTGAAGAACGGCGGCCGCGGCGTGGCGAAGCcgccgggcaggagcggcagcgGCTGGCGGGGCTCCGGCGGCAGCGCCCGGCTCCAGGCGGGCTCGTCCTGCAGCGCTCCCCTcaccgccgcctcccgccgccagGCGCGGgcccccgccgggccccgcaGCACCAGGTGCGTCTCGGAGGGCAGCGCCTCGGCCCAGCCCGgcagccgccgccgcagccccgcgcTCCGCACCTCCAGCCCCGCGCCTGCCGCGGCGGCATCTCAGCGACCGACTGAGGACAGCCCGGGGGGCGGGACGGGGACAGCCCGGGGGCCTGGAGGCACGGGACGGGAACGTCACCGGGGGACCAGCGGGGAGCATCCCGGGGGAACCGGCGCggtgggaggggctggggagggtccCATCCCGGGGGAAGGGGCGTCAGTGGAAGGGACGGACAGGACGAACCGGGGCGACCGGCGCGGCAGCGCAGGGTGGGAACGGGACCCGCCATCCCGGGGAGCGGCAAGGGGAAGCGGGCCCAGGCCGGCGAAGGGCCGCACTGGCCCCGCGGGAGGGACTGGGACCGAGGCTCCAggcgggccggggccgctcACCGGTCTCCACGACCACGTAGCTCCAGGCGGGCCACACGCGGAAGATCCTCTCGGGGCCCGCCTCCAGCCGccacggccccgggcccgggcccggcTCCCCGGCCGCCTCTTCGGGGCTGAACCCGAACACGAGCCAAGAGCGAGCGGGCGCCGCCATGGTTGGGGCGGGCACCGGGAGAGGAGGGACCGGAGGTGACGGAGAAGGggcggacggacggacggacagACGGACAGACGCCGGGCCGTGGTCCAGGAGCAGCTTTAGTGTCAGCGGGTGGGCCCGGCCCCACCGCGCCGGTcccgccccgggccggcccTCCCGGCTAAGGCAGACGGTGGCAAAGGCAGCGGCAAGCCCTATCCTCCCCTCGCCCCGGCGCACCGGGCGGGCGCCGGCGGGGGCAGCgtggccccggccccgggcagTGCTGAGCCAGCTCCGCGTGCAGTCAGGCCCCGCCAGGGCCGccctgagaacagcgtgtgcaCACCGGCCTCGGCAGCGTGTGGAGCGTGTGTGGGAGCCCCGTGGGCCCTCAGGCGTGCCCAGGGTTGGGCTTGATGAGGCCATAAGCCACTGCGTGTGCCAGGCTCTCCTGGGCCGCCTGGGCCACCCGCGGCTTGTCCTTGTCCTTGGCAAGCACGGAGAGGATCTCCAGCATCTCGCTGGCGATGAGCTGCTCGGCCACCTCCCGCGCAGCCGCCATCATGTTCATCACCACCACGGCGCCACGGTGCTGCAGCTCAACACTGGGGCTCAGCAGCAGGGCCTGCAGGATCTCCAGCCAGTGCACCGTCTGCGGGGATCAACATCATCACGGACCCCAAGAGAAGGGATCCAGCTCCCTCCCACCAGCCCCATTTCAGGGTCAGGCCAAAGTCAGGACAGGTTGCCCTGTTTCTGGGGCCGGAGCTCCAGGCCACTGTGGGGAGGGAGCATGGGACACAGGGTGCTGTCCCAGggtcccaggtgcccccagcccaccctgaGCACTCACCACCTGGGGAATCCGCTTGCAGATGGGGGGATGCAGGGCAGTCAGCATGGCCAGGGTCCCCGAGGCTGCCCGCCGCAGCTTTTCATCCTCCTCCCCACTGTACAGGACCATCAGCTTCAGCCGGTCGCTGCCCTCAGCCAAGAACAGCTCCTGCACCTGCACAGGGGCAAGAGGAGGGAATGGGTGGGGATGTGGTGGTCCGGCAGCCCAGCAGAGACCCCAGCCCATCCCGGCCTTCACCTCTTTGCTCATGGCCATGTTGCACATGCACTCAGTTGCAGCTAGCCGGATCAGCTCGTGCTCCTCAAACATGTACCCCTCAATCATGGGCACAGCCCGCTCTTTCAGGATCTTCTGCctggggggcaggggggcagTGAGcactccctgcccagggcagcccgCCAGGCCCAAGGGGACAGCCAGACCCCCTCTTCCCCCATCCCTACCGCAGCCTCTCGCTGATGCCAGCCAGGTTGGTCAAGGCCATCAGCCCCTCAAAGTTCTGCAGGCCCGTGCGCTGCAGGTGCaggaggctgaccaggggccgCACCACCTCGTAGATCTGTGGAGACAGAACACATGGGACCAAGTCAGtgcccactgctgctcccacaTGAGCCTGCTTGGCAGACccaacccccagccccagcactcaCCCGCTCCCCAGGGAATGCCATCTCTGGGTTGGAGGTGATGGTGATCTTTGCTAGCGCCTGCGCTGCCTTGGTCTGCCCCACCTCAGTGCcctccagggacagtgggaTCAGAGCCTGGGGGCAGAAACAGCAGCTCGTCCTGCAGCCAAGGCCACAGCacccagggcagccacagcttcccccAGCCTCGTGTACAAGGGAACCGGTGCAGCTCCTGCTAAACCACAGAGCCCCAGCTCCCCCaagccccagcaccccccagagcagtgcagggcagcagcacagtgggatCCATGCCCTCACCTTGCCTCCTCCCTGTGCAACCACACTACCCCGGTCTTCTGCCTCCTCCACTAGCGCCAGGAGCACTCTAGGGATCAAGCAGGACTAGTTGGAGCACTTGCATAGTCACAGTGGGCCCAGGCTGCACCAGACTCCTGGACATCCCCGCTGCTGTCCAGGAACCGGCCTTCACCACAGGCATGTAAGTTCACCAGCAAGATGCCGGCACCCTGAGaacccagctccctcctgtCCCCGACACAGCCGCACCTGGAGATCAGCTCCCGACAGGAGTTGGTGAGCGCCGGGTTCTCGCTCTTCACCATGCAGGCCAGAGCCGACACCACTCCAGCCATCAGCAGCTTCCGCACCCGCCGCTTCACAAACGCTGGCTTGTCCTGTCCCACAGGCAGGGTCACACTTGGCTCAGGAGCACCAGCTGGCTGGTGAAGTGCCTGACCCCACCCCTCTGGGCCTCAAGGACACCCTGTCCACACCTGGGACCCCAGGCTCTGTCCCACCCACCCACTCTCCTCCCAAGCACAGCCATGCCCTGCTCACCTTGGGGTGCTGCTCCGGGATGTGCTGCTTGGCATACTTGGCCAGCTCCAGCATCTGTGGGTCTGGTTCCTCATGGTCATAGCTATTGGTGCAGTTCACCAGCGTGGAGGCAACGGCATAGAGCACACTCCTGTCCTCTGACTGTGGCAGCAATGGACACCCGTCACActcacagcagggaggagcGGCCAGGACTGGAGCCCACCCAGCATCTTCCACACATCCCACCCCACAGCATGAGCTCcacacctgctccagcacatttCCCTGGTGCCAGGGTGCCCACCCCGCAGCTCTTGGTATGCACCTTGGCCAGCTGAAACATGGCCTGCATTGCTGCCTTGTCctccacaaactcctccttgaCATCTGCGTCGAAGGTAAGGTAGGCCAGGCCCTCTACAGCCCAGCGCCGCGTGCCCGCATCGATCGCCTCGTTGCAGAGCCACCTGGGAGAGCAGTCCCTGAGCCTGGCTGTGGacagcccagctgcagggcGCCTTGCCCACCCCCCCGCACCTGGCCCCACTCACTTGCGGCACTGCTTGGCCAGCTTCATGGTGGATCCCTCGGCAAACTGCTTCATGCTGAAGTCCGTGCCTCCAGCAgatcccagcttgcagagcccCTGCAGCCGGGAACAGAGTGTGGGAGCAGGAATGGATGTAGGCACCCTGATGTGCCTCCTGGACCCCAAGCAGGGAGGGGCAATGCTGTCACTGGTGGTCCCGCACCCACAGCCCACCCCAAGGCTCAGCCCCGCCACACCCCATCCCACCATGCTCACCACGAGCGCACGGATGCGGATGCTGTCCCTCTCGCTGTGCTTGTAGATCTCCTTGAGCAGGTTGACGCCGTTGGCCGTGATGAAGGAGGCGCGCTTGGCCTTGTCGACTGCGTGGATCAGCGCCTCCACCGCTACCAGCTGGTGGGCCTCACAGACAGAGGCGCAGAGGGACAGCACACTGTCCATGATCCCCTCCAGCTCTAGCACCCTGTTCCCTGCTTCTGAGGGACCCTGCAGCAGGCACGACACTGTCTGAATGGCCCGCAGCTTTCCCAGCAGCTCGTGCCCCTCGAACCAGCTCCTTCAGGGAAAGACCACCAGAAAGGGTCAGGCTGATCCCACCTGCCTCTTCCTGCACCACCTGCTGAACCTCCCCCACAGCAGGTTCCCAGTGGGTCTGCAGTCAGCTTTAGTACTGAAGGTGACAGGTGCTGCCAGGCTACAGGTGACAAAACCCCCATCACCCCCAGTTCACCCTGGCTCACCTCACATAGTCCTCACACAGATGGTGGAAGTTTTCCCTCTCAGCATCACACTTCAGGTCCTCATACAGTTTGCTCAGCAGAACAGAGGTGCTCATCCGGCTGTTCTCTGTCACGGGCAGGCTGCCCAAGCTGCCGCACACCGTGCTGCCCACCTCCAGGATTTTCTTCAGGCCTGGGAAAGGTCAGACACCCCAGTGAGGGGCACAGTGGcatgtgcagagctggggcagaggaGCACGATGCCCCAGCAGGACATTGCTAGCCATTCCACTAACCCTGGTCAATCACCCAGAGACTCAGGCTGTTGTTGGTCTCCTTTGGAGATTTCCTGGGTACCACCTTGATGAGCAGGTTGAGGGCATTATCACGGCCATGGGCTGAGGCCCCTTCtagcaccagcagctccaggaggtgCTTGATCAGCTGTTTCAGGTCCCTGGAGGAATCTTCCAAGAAAGACAGTGCCCAGCAGTCAGAGCCCTGGGCACGGCTTCACCCCCATCGTGGTACAGCTGGCAGAGATGCTGCCATGACCAGGGCCTTCCGCCTCCTGTTAACCCAGGCTCAGAGCCCGGCtttgctgcagggagcagagacagGGCAGCAGCAAAAGAACCCATGGCATCTCTGCACCTACCTGGGGCTCTCCCCCTTCAACAgccagccagggcagcccacACTCACCCAGCACCACGGCGTCCTCCTTCCCACGGAAGTCCTTCTGCAGCCCCTCCTTCAGGGAATCGAACATCACGTGCAGCAGGTTGCAAGCAGCCAGGGACACCTGCTCATGCTCCACGCCCAGCACCGCTGAGAGACGGGGGGCCCCCAGTTCCGCCAAGACGGCCATGGTCTGCAGGTACAAGCAGACCTGTCTTCTGGAGGCCTTGGCATTTCTCAGTCCCTTATCAGGATGGTTCCCTCTCACAAGTTCAGGCCTGGCAGGTAACAGCTCACTGCAAAGACACTTTGcagcttccccagcacagctttccCCTGGGCCCAGCCGTAGGGTATGGTGGGACCTACCCGAGAACGGTGGCCGGAGCACAGCCCCACCAGTGTGCGCAGGGCTGCCAGCATCAGGTCAGCCTTGGCCGTGTCGAGCAGCTGCATCAGCAGCCGCACACCGTCACTCTGGAAGattttctctgctcctgcctcttctCGTGCCAGCACAATCAGGTTCTGCGcagcctggggaaggagagTTCTGTCTGGGTCACAGCAGCACACTGCGCACAAGGAactcctggcagctgcaggcacCCACCCTCCGCCCCTGTCTTGGGGACCATTCTGCGGGGAGCAAGCCCACCTGCCCAGGCAGCACCACTCAGCCACCGCTGGCCAGGCAGCACCaatcctcccctcctctcctcccagccaCAGCACTGCATCCCGCTCCATGAGCTCAGACCTTCTGCTTCTTGTCTTCATCCTTTTCATCAAGATCCAGCAAGATCCGGAACATCTGCTCTACCTTTGAGTCCGTGCAGGACATGGtcttcatctgcaacagagcagaaaaagtgGCTCAGtcctccccaccttccccagccacagggGGCCCGGCAGCCCCTTTCTGCCCCCGTACTGACCTTCTCGTGCATGCTGCTGCCCAAGGCACGCAGGGCCTCCTGGAAGGCCTTGTTCCTGGGCTCCAGGCTCACGCACCGCTGCAGGTCACTGACAGCCTGGTCCAGGcgg
The window above is part of the Corvus hawaiiensis isolate bCorHaw1 chromosome 13, bCorHaw1.pri.cur, whole genome shotgun sequence genome. Proteins encoded here:
- the UNC45A gene encoding protein unc-45 homolog A, whose amino-acid sequence is MEEPVTAEQLRARGNALFQAGDHGAALAAYTEALSLSDAASERAVLHRNRAACYLKLEDYTKAEADATKAIEADGRDVKALFRRSQALQQLGRLDQAVSDLQRCVSLEPRNKAFQEALRALGSSMHEKMKTMSCTDSKVEQMFRILLDLDEKDEDKKQKAAQNLIVLAREEAGAEKIFQSDGVRLLMQLLDTAKADLMLAALRTLVGLCSGHRSRTMAVLAELGAPRLSAVLGVEHEQVSLAACNLLHVMFDSLKEGLQKDFRGKEDAVVLDSSRDLKQLIKHLLELLVLEGASAHGRDNALNLLIKVVPRKSPKETNNSLSLWVIDQGLKKILEVGSTVCGSLGSLPVTENSRMSTSVLLSKLYEDLKCDAERENFHHLCEDYVRSWFEGHELLGKLRAIQTVSCLLQGPSEAGNRVLELEGIMDSVLSLCASVCEAHQLVAVEALIHAVDKAKRASFITANGVNLLKEIYKHSERDSIRIRALVGLCKLGSAGGTDFSMKQFAEGSTMKLAKQCRKWLCNEAIDAGTRRWAVEGLAYLTFDADVKEEFVEDKAAMQAMFQLAKSEDRSVLYAVASTLVNCTNSYDHEEPDPQMLELAKYAKQHIPEQHPKDKPAFVKRRVRKLLMAGVVSALACMVKSENPALTNSCRELISRVLLALVEEAEDRGSVVAQGGGKALIPLSLEGTEVGQTKAAQALAKITITSNPEMAFPGERIYEVVRPLVSLLHLQRTGLQNFEGLMALTNLAGISERLRQKILKERAVPMIEGYMFEEHELIRLAATECMCNMAMSKEVQELFLAEGSDRLKLMVLYSGEEDEKLRRAASGTLAMLTALHPPICKRIPQVTVHWLEILQALLLSPSVELQHRGAVVVMNMMAAAREVAEQLIASEMLEILSVLAKDKDKPRVAQAAQESLAHAVAYGLIKPNPGHA
- the RCCD1 gene encoding RCC1 domain-containing protein 1 isoform X2 codes for the protein MASSSPTLGTPEGPRGSHTRSTRCRGRCAHAVLRAALAGPDCTRSWLSTARGRGHAAPAGARPVRRGEGRIGLAAAFATVCLSREGRPGAGPARWGRAHPLTLKLLLDHGPASVRLSVRPSAPSPSPPVPPLPVPAPTMAAPARSWLVFGFSPEEAAGEPGPGPGPWRLEAGPERIFRVWPAWSYVVVETGAGLEVRSAGLRRRLPGWAEALPSETHLVLRGPAGARAWRREAAVRGALQDEPAWSRALPPEPRQPLPLLPGGFATPRPPFFTALPAGVRAQRLVLGTEHALLLGAAGEVFTWGGGRHGQLGHGLLESELQPRLVEALAGVPMQAVAAGGWHSASVSEAGDLYMWGWNESGQLALPSKALAQERAQDEDMGSGNTKLMPCREQSAAKDAAFISIQAFPALLDLPQDLEVSAVSCGSRHTAVITRGGELYTWGWGKYGQLGHGNNISSDQARRVEHLVAQGLRAEQVVCGPWTTYICVLEP
- the RCCD1 gene encoding RCC1 domain-containing protein 1 isoform X1, which produces MASSSPTLGTPEGPRGSHTRSTRCRGRCAHAVLRAALAGPDCTRSWLSTARGRGHAAPAGARPVRRGEGRIGLAAAFATVCLSREGRPGAGPARWGRAHPLTLKLLLDHGPASVRLSVRPSAPSPSPPVPPLPVPAPTMAAPARSWLVFGFSPEEAAGEPGPGPGPWRLEAGPERIFRVWPAWSYVVVETGAGLEVRSAGLRRRLPGWAEALPSETHLVLRGPAGARAWRREAAVRGALQDEPAWSRALPPEPRQPLPLLPGGFATPRPPFFTALPAGVRAQRLVLGTEHALLLGAAGEVFTWGGGRHGQLGHGLLESELQPRLVEALAGVPMQAVAAGGWHSASVSEAGDLYMWGWNESGQLALPSKALAQERAQDEDMGSGNTKLMPCREQSAAKDAAFISIQAFPALLDLPQDLEVSAVSCGSRHTAVITRGGELYTWGWGKWHLFFGTVQPPQEQLLIPVLSPLALLSLYEFHLYWRLLCSLPPSPQTPGAIAL